From Ptychodera flava strain L36383 chromosome 2, AS_Pfla_20210202, whole genome shotgun sequence, the proteins below share one genomic window:
- the LOC139121342 gene encoding uncharacterized protein — translation MDKVTIYDNLPRDRNANYPVVASTLVKMGYTQLLLGCVLVYAGAVTIDNECHFAYLRIPMYGGVLAILTGLLTLIPTQRRTTDVTAATMIVSFISATFCAVVLVTVMAVALGSEEYWAHVFNRCDSRYHTYKICKQQLYNTIHKRQTIDTFILLMAVCEAIVAFINGILCRRVLYRHSCKKYCTKVQSCLKRYFSNAESYYEPAQMNVYFGPQHGSVDLSQGRFMPMPVGEGNSMFIMIPANSAKVDGKDSKDINSQREDIDTVISESSPLLK, via the exons ATGGATAAAGTGACCATCTATGATAATCTGCCTAGAGACAGGAATGCGAATTACCCTGTTGTAGCGTCTACCTTGGTTAAGATGGGCTACACCCAACTCCTGTTAGGTTGTGTTTTAGTCTATGCAGGCGCTGTGACAATAGATAATGAATGTCACTTTGCATACCTTCGTATACCAATGTATGGTGGAGTGTTG GCGATACTAACAGGGTTGTTGACTCTAATACCGACCCAGAGAAGGACTACTGACGTG ACTGCTGCCACGATGATCGTTTCATTTATATCTGCAACATTCTGTGCAGTAGTGTTAGTCACTGTCATGGCGGTAGCATTGGGTTCTGAGGAATATTGGGCACATGTCTTCAACCGTTGTGACAGCAGGTATCATACGTACAAGATTTGCAAACAGCAACTCTATAACACTATA CACAAACGACAGACTATTGATACCTTCATTCTGTTGATGGCTGTATGTGAAGCTATCGTTGCCTTCATAAATGGAATTCTGTGCCGCAGGGTTCTCTATCGCCATAGTTGCAAGAAATATTGCACCAAG GTTCAAAGTTGTTTGAAGAGATATTTCAGCAATGCAGAATCATACTATGAGCCTGCGCAG ATGAATGTTTATTTTGGCCCCCAACATGGTTCGGTAGATCTCTCACAAGGTCGATTCATGCCGATGCCAGTCGGAGAAGGCAACAGCATGTTTATAATGATACCAGCCAACTCAGCCAAAG TGGATGGCAAAGATTCCAAGGACATCAACAGCCAGAGGGAAGATATTGATACGGTTATCTCAGAATCGTCACCATTACTTAAATGA